A genomic window from Cupriavidus basilensis includes:
- a CDS encoding amino acid ABC transporter ATP-binding protein gives MIEINNVSKWYGAFQVLTDCTTKVAKGEVVVVCGPSGSGKSTLIKTVNALEPFQKGDITVDGTSVGSPKTNLPKLRSRVGMVFQNFELFPHLSITENLTIAQTKVLGRSKEEAMAKGLKYLDRVGLKAQAAKFPGQLSGGQQQRVAIARALSMDPICMLFDEPTSALDPEMVNEVLDVMVQLAQEGMTMMCVTHEMGFARKVANRVIFMDQGKIVEDCAKEEFFGNIDARSERAKQFLSKILHH, from the coding sequence ATGATTGAAATCAATAACGTCTCCAAGTGGTACGGCGCCTTCCAGGTGCTGACCGATTGCACCACCAAGGTCGCCAAGGGCGAAGTCGTGGTGGTGTGCGGCCCCTCGGGTTCGGGCAAGTCGACGCTGATCAAGACCGTCAACGCGCTGGAGCCCTTCCAGAAGGGCGACATCACGGTGGACGGCACCTCGGTGGGCTCGCCCAAGACCAACCTGCCCAAGCTGCGTTCGCGCGTGGGCATGGTGTTCCAGAACTTCGAACTGTTCCCCCACCTGTCGATCACCGAGAACCTGACCATCGCCCAGACGAAGGTGCTCGGCCGCTCGAAGGAAGAAGCCATGGCGAAGGGCCTGAAGTACCTGGACCGCGTGGGCCTCAAAGCCCAGGCGGCCAAGTTCCCGGGCCAGCTGTCGGGCGGCCAGCAGCAGCGCGTGGCAATTGCCCGCGCGCTGTCGATGGATCCGATCTGCATGCTGTTCGACGAGCCGACCTCCGCGCTGGACCCGGAGATGGTCAACGAAGTGCTGGACGTGATGGTGCAGCTGGCGCAGGAAGGCATGACCATGATGTGCGTGACCCACGAAATGGGTTTCGCGCGCAAGGTCGCCAACCGCGTGATCTTCATGGACCAGGGCAAGATCGTCGAGGACTGCGCCAAGGAAGAGTTCTTCGGCAATATCGACGCGCGCTCCGAGCGGGCCAAGCAGTTCCTGTCGAAGATCCTGCATCACTGA
- a CDS encoding class II glutamine amidotransferase gives MCQLLGMNCATPTDVTFSFTGFAARGGVTDHHADGFGVAFFEDKACRLFIDNQSAGTSPVAELVKRYPIKSKNVISHIRKATQGTVRLENCHPFMRELWGRHWIFAHNGDLKDFSPFLSGVYQPVGDTDSELAFCTLMQGLRKRFPGSQPPLNELCHALADITREITQHGVFNYLLSNGQALFSHCSTRLYYIVRQWPFSTAHLIDADLSIDFAQVTTPDDRVAVIATAPLTDNETWTAFAPGELMMFEEGRSVMTLTVPIPPEVQAKNAANSACT, from the coding sequence ATGTGCCAGCTGCTCGGCATGAACTGCGCCACGCCGACCGACGTGACGTTCTCCTTTACCGGCTTCGCCGCCCGCGGCGGCGTCACGGATCACCATGCCGATGGCTTTGGCGTGGCGTTCTTCGAGGACAAGGCCTGCCGCCTGTTCATCGACAACCAGTCCGCCGGCACCTCGCCCGTGGCTGAGCTGGTCAAGCGCTACCCGATCAAGTCCAAGAACGTCATCTCCCATATCCGCAAGGCGACCCAGGGCACGGTGCGGCTGGAAAACTGCCATCCCTTCATGCGCGAGCTGTGGGGGCGGCACTGGATCTTCGCCCACAACGGCGACCTGAAGGACTTCTCGCCTTTCCTGTCGGGGGTCTACCAGCCGGTCGGCGACACCGATAGTGAACTCGCCTTCTGCACGCTGATGCAGGGGCTGCGCAAGCGCTTCCCAGGCTCGCAGCCGCCGCTCAACGAGCTGTGCCACGCGCTGGCGGACATCACGCGCGAGATCACGCAGCACGGCGTGTTCAACTACCTGCTGTCCAATGGACAGGCGTTGTTCTCCCACTGCTCCACGCGCCTGTACTACATCGTGCGCCAGTGGCCCTTCTCCACCGCCCACCTGATCGATGCCGACCTGTCGATCGACTTCGCCCAGGTCACCACGCCCGACGACCGCGTGGCGGTGATCGCCACGGCGCCACTGACCGACAACGAAACCTGGACCGCCTTCGCGCCCGGCGAGCTGATGATGTTCGAGGAAGGCCGCTCGGTGATGACGCTGACGGTGCCGATCCCGCCGGAAGTCCAGGCCAAGAACGCGGCCAACAGCGCCTGCACCTGA
- a CDS encoding tartrate dehydrogenase, giving the protein MSKYKIAVIPGDGIGTEVMPEGLRVMDAAARRFGIDMQFDHFDFSSCDYYARHGKMLPDDWFDTLVKYDAIYFGAVGWPDAVPDHISLWGSLLQFRRSFDQYVNLRPVRLMPGIRSPLVDRDGHARKPGDIDFYVVRENTEGEYSSIGGRMFPGTDREVVIQETVMTRTGVDRILKFAFELAQKRPARHLTSATKSNGISITMPYWDERVEAMATHYPGVKVDKYHIDILTAHFVQHPDWFDVVVASNLFGDILSDLGPACTGTIGIAPSGNINPDRTFPSLFEPVHGSAPDIAGRGVANPIGQIWCGAMMLEHLGQPEAGAAVLGAIEKVLSAGPEHAPLTRDIGGKAGTADLGQAIAQAL; this is encoded by the coding sequence ATGAGCAAATACAAGATCGCAGTCATCCCCGGCGATGGCATCGGCACCGAAGTGATGCCCGAGGGCCTGCGCGTGATGGACGCCGCCGCGCGCCGGTTCGGCATCGACATGCAGTTCGATCACTTCGACTTCTCCAGCTGCGACTACTACGCCCGCCACGGCAAGATGCTGCCGGACGACTGGTTCGACACCCTGGTCAAGTACGACGCCATCTACTTCGGCGCGGTGGGCTGGCCGGACGCCGTGCCCGACCATATCTCGCTGTGGGGCTCGCTGCTGCAGTTCCGGCGCTCCTTCGACCAATACGTCAACCTGCGCCCGGTGCGGCTGATGCCCGGTATCCGCAGCCCGCTGGTGGACCGCGACGGCCATGCGCGCAAACCGGGTGACATCGATTTCTACGTAGTGCGCGAGAACACCGAGGGCGAGTACTCGAGCATCGGCGGGCGCATGTTCCCCGGCACCGACCGGGAGGTTGTGATCCAGGAAACGGTGATGACGCGCACGGGCGTGGACCGCATCCTCAAGTTCGCCTTCGAGCTGGCGCAAAAGCGTCCGGCCAGGCATCTGACCTCGGCCACCAAGTCCAACGGCATCTCCATCACCATGCCGTACTGGGACGAGCGGGTGGAGGCCATGGCTACCCACTACCCCGGCGTGAAGGTCGACAAGTACCACATCGACATCCTCACCGCGCACTTCGTCCAGCATCCGGACTGGTTCGACGTGGTGGTCGCCAGCAACCTGTTTGGCGACATCCTGTCCGACCTGGGGCCGGCCTGCACCGGCACCATCGGCATCGCGCCCTCGGGCAATATCAACCCGGACCGCACCTTCCCCAGCTTGTTCGAGCCCGTGCATGGCTCCGCGCCGGACATCGCCGGGCGCGGCGTGGCCAACCCGATCGGCCAGATCTGGTGCGGCGCCATGATGCTGGAGCATCTGGGTCAGCCGGAAGCCGGCGCGGCCGTGCTGGGTGCCATCGAGAAGGTGCTGTCGGCCGGGCCGGAGCATGCCCCGCTGACCCGCGACATTGGAGGCAAGGCCGGCACGGCGGACCTGGGCCAGGCCATCGCGCAAGCGCTGTGA
- a CDS encoding glycerate kinase type-2 family protein — translation MSTAAQPLPATAADARALLLDSFHAAVAAADPLRIVADHLPSPQAGGRTLVVGAGKAAASMALAVERAYASQNSAVQLDGLVVTRYAHGLPTEHVRVIEAGHPVPDEAGERAAAEILARAGELGPDDRLIVLVSGGGSSLLSLPAEGIGMADLKATTQELLRCGAPITDMNIVRKHLSRIQGGHLARACRAPVTTLIVSDVAGDDPSAIASGPTVPDASTYADALAVLRRYGAVVPPVVQAYLERGARGEVAETPKPGDPLFARVENRVIATAHGSLMAAADHFRARGIQPVVLGDTVTGEAQEVARVYAALVREIRAYNAPFAVPVVLISGGECTVTLPQGNGAAAGKPRGGRCSEFLLSLALELDGVDNVYAIAADTDGIDGSEDNAGALLDPSTLARAQAAGASARARLDAHDAWGLFDAAGDLVVTGPTRTNVNDYRAILIL, via the coding sequence GTGAGTACGGCTGCCCAACCTTTGCCGGCCACCGCGGCCGACGCGCGCGCCCTGCTGCTCGATAGCTTCCATGCCGCGGTGGCGGCAGCGGATCCGCTGCGCATCGTGGCGGACCACCTGCCGTCGCCCCAGGCTGGCGGGCGTACCCTGGTGGTAGGCGCCGGCAAGGCCGCGGCATCGATGGCGCTGGCCGTGGAGCGCGCGTATGCCAGCCAGAACAGCGCGGTGCAGCTCGACGGCCTGGTGGTGACGCGCTACGCCCACGGCCTGCCGACCGAACACGTGCGCGTGATAGAGGCCGGCCACCCGGTGCCGGACGAGGCCGGCGAGCGCGCCGCCGCCGAGATCCTGGCGCGGGCTGGCGAGCTGGGGCCGGACGACAGGCTGATCGTGCTGGTGTCCGGCGGCGGCTCCAGCCTGCTGTCGCTGCCGGCCGAGGGCATCGGCATGGCGGACCTCAAGGCCACCACGCAGGAGCTGCTGCGCTGCGGCGCTCCCATCACGGATATGAATATCGTGCGCAAGCACCTGTCGCGCATCCAGGGCGGGCACCTCGCCCGGGCCTGCCGCGCGCCGGTGACCACGCTGATCGTGTCTGACGTGGCCGGGGACGACCCCAGCGCCATCGCTTCCGGTCCCACCGTGCCAGACGCCAGTACCTACGCTGATGCCCTGGCAGTCCTGCGCCGCTACGGTGCGGTGGTCCCGCCGGTGGTGCAGGCGTACCTGGAGCGCGGTGCGCGCGGCGAAGTGGCGGAAACGCCCAAGCCTGGCGATCCGCTGTTCGCGCGGGTTGAGAATCGTGTGATCGCTACCGCCCACGGCAGCCTGATGGCGGCAGCGGATCACTTTCGCGCGCGCGGCATCCAGCCGGTGGTGCTGGGCGACACGGTGACCGGCGAGGCGCAGGAAGTTGCCCGGGTCTACGCAGCGCTGGTGCGTGAGATACGCGCGTACAATGCGCCATTCGCGGTGCCCGTGGTGCTGATTTCCGGTGGCGAATGCACCGTCACGTTGCCGCAGGGCAATGGCGCGGCGGCTGGGAAGCCCCGTGGCGGGCGTTGCTCGGAGTTCCTGCTGTCGCTCGCCCTGGAGCTGGATGGCGTTGATAATGTGTACGCCATCGCGGCGGACACCGACGGCATCGACGGCTCCGAGGATAATGCCGGCGCGTTGCTGGACCCGTCCACGCTCGCGCGTGCGCAGGCTGCCGGCGCATCGGCGCGCGCGCGGCTTGACGCGCATGATGCCTGGGGCTTGTTCGATGCCGCCGGCGACCTCGTGGTGACGGGCCCCACGCGGACCAATGTGAATGACTACCGCGCCATCCTGATCCTGTAA
- the pyrC gene encoding dihydroorotase: MTQTLTITRPDDWHLHLRDGTALAAVLPDTARQFARAIIMPNLKPPVTTVAQAAAYRGRILAALPAGMAFEPLMTLYLTDKTTVEEIVAAKASGFVHGVKLYPAGATTNSDAGVTDLRHCAAALEAMQRVGLPLLVHGEVTDPAIDIFDREAVFIDKVMTPLRRDFPALKVVFEHITTKDAAEYVRDAQGPVAATITAHHLLYNRNAIFTGGIRPHYYCLPVLKRETHREALVAAAVSGSERFFLGTDSAPHARGLKEHACGCAGCYTGLHAMELYAEAFEAAGALDKLEAFASFNGPAFYSLPRNSGTLTLVREAWELPAELPYGDTTLVPLRGGETLHWKAR; the protein is encoded by the coding sequence ATGACCCAGACTCTCACCATTACCCGCCCGGACGACTGGCACCTGCACCTGCGTGACGGCACGGCCCTGGCCGCCGTCCTGCCGGATACCGCCCGCCAGTTCGCCCGCGCCATCATCATGCCCAACCTGAAGCCGCCCGTGACCACGGTGGCGCAGGCCGCGGCCTACCGCGGCCGCATCCTGGCCGCGCTGCCGGCGGGCATGGCGTTCGAGCCGCTGATGACGCTGTACCTGACCGACAAGACCACCGTCGAGGAAATCGTCGCTGCCAAGGCCAGCGGCTTCGTGCACGGGGTCAAGCTGTATCCGGCCGGCGCCACCACCAACAGCGATGCCGGCGTGACCGACCTGCGTCACTGCGCGGCAGCGCTGGAAGCCATGCAGCGCGTGGGCCTGCCGTTGCTGGTGCACGGCGAAGTGACCGATCCGGCGATCGACATCTTCGACCGCGAAGCCGTCTTCATCGACAAGGTCATGACGCCGCTGCGCCGCGACTTCCCGGCGCTCAAGGTGGTGTTCGAGCACATCACCACCAAGGATGCGGCCGAGTACGTGCGCGACGCGCAAGGCCCAGTCGCCGCCACCATCACTGCGCATCACCTGCTGTACAACCGCAACGCCATCTTCACCGGCGGCATCCGCCCGCACTATTACTGCCTGCCGGTGCTCAAACGCGAGACCCACCGCGAAGCCCTGGTGGCCGCGGCCGTGTCCGGCAGCGAGCGCTTCTTCCTCGGCACAGACAGCGCGCCGCACGCGCGCGGGCTGAAGGAACATGCCTGCGGCTGCGCCGGCTGCTATACCGGGCTGCACGCCATGGAGCTCTACGCCGAGGCCTTCGAAGCCGCCGGTGCGCTGGACAAACTGGAAGCCTTCGCCAGCTTCAACGGCCCGGCGTTCTACAGCCTGCCGCGCAATAGCGGCACGCTCACCCTGGTCCGTGAGGCGTGGGAGCTGCCGGCCGAACTGCCATATGGCGACACCACGCTGGTGCCGCTGCGCGGCGGCGAGACGCTGCATTGGAAGGCCCGCTAA
- a CDS encoding DUF3025 domain-containing protein, with amino-acid sequence MQAQSQVRLALAAAVAQIDWAQPWFRPFATIGSALDSALRGGADLRAVLSEVAAQRALRNARGAPLRFVAQAELPAGTAYEAHIYATGAVPTRDNLHDFFNALIWLHFPRSKRVLNRLQARAIAVAGVQGSRGSLRDAATLFDENAILFLSADSGLESVLRGFGWEQLFVARRGVWDGSEHAGSRDSTARCGVVPFGHALLEKLVRPYKALTAHAWPLAVPPAAGAALPGSLDDSVCASLEAAELHSGRFAPLPVLGIPGWCEANRDPAYYADTKVFRRGRRAQAA; translated from the coding sequence GTGCAAGCACAGAGCCAGGTCCGGCTGGCGCTGGCTGCGGCGGTGGCGCAGATCGACTGGGCGCAGCCATGGTTCCGGCCGTTCGCCACCATCGGCTCGGCGCTGGACAGCGCGCTGCGAGGCGGCGCCGACCTGCGCGCCGTGCTCAGCGAAGTGGCTGCGCAGCGCGCGCTGCGCAATGCCCGCGGCGCGCCGCTGCGTTTCGTTGCGCAAGCCGAACTGCCGGCCGGCACGGCCTACGAGGCACATATTTACGCCACCGGCGCCGTGCCGACGCGCGACAACCTGCACGATTTCTTCAATGCGCTCATCTGGCTGCATTTTCCCCGTTCCAAACGCGTGCTGAACCGGCTGCAGGCCCGCGCCATCGCGGTGGCGGGCGTGCAGGGCAGCCGTGGCAGCCTGCGCGATGCCGCGACCTTGTTCGACGAGAACGCCATCCTGTTCCTGAGTGCCGACAGTGGCCTGGAGTCCGTTTTGCGCGGTTTTGGCTGGGAGCAGCTGTTCGTTGCGCGGCGGGGTGTCTGGGACGGTAGCGAGCATGCCGGCAGCCGTGACAGCACCGCCCGCTGCGGCGTGGTGCCCTTCGGCCATGCCTTGCTGGAGAAGCTGGTGCGGCCCTATAAGGCCCTGACCGCGCATGCATGGCCGCTGGCCGTCCCGCCGGCTGCAGGCGCCGCGCTCCCCGGCTCGCTCGACGATTCCGTGTGCGCCTCGCTCGAAGCGGCCGAGCTGCACAGCGGCCGCTTTGCGCCGTTACCGGTGCTGGGCATTCCCGGCTGGTGCGAAGCCAATCGCGATCCGGCCTACTACGCGGATACCAAGGTGTTTCGTCGCGGACGCCGCGCGCAGGCCGCATGA
- a CDS encoding OsmC family protein, which produces MECKVTWMGTDGMSFVAETGSGHIVAMDGAPEGGGHNLAPRPMEMVLLGTGGCTAYDVVLILKKSRQDVRGCSVKLQAERASEDPKVFTKINFHFKVSGRNLNPGAVERAIHLSHDKYCSASIMLAKTAEITHTMEIVEV; this is translated from the coding sequence ATGGAATGCAAAGTAACTTGGATGGGCACCGACGGCATGAGCTTCGTGGCCGAGACGGGCAGTGGCCATATCGTGGCGATGGACGGTGCGCCCGAGGGCGGCGGCCACAACCTGGCCCCGCGTCCGATGGAAATGGTCCTGCTGGGCACCGGCGGCTGCACCGCCTATGACGTGGTGCTGATCCTGAAGAAGAGCCGGCAGGATGTGCGCGGCTGCAGCGTGAAGCTGCAAGCGGAGCGCGCCAGCGAAGATCCGAAGGTTTTCACCAAGATCAACTTCCATTTCAAGGTGAGCGGGCGCAACCTGAACCCCGGCGCGGTCGAGCGCGCCATCCACCTGTCGCACGACAAGTATTGCTCGGCCTCGATCATGCTGGCCAAGACGGCGGAAATCACGCACACGATGGAAATTGTAGAGGTGTAG
- the rplM gene encoding 50S ribosomal protein L13, translating to MKTFSAKPAEVKRDWYVIDATDKVLGRVASEVARRLRGKHKPEFTPHVDTGDYIIIVNAGKLRVTGTKETDKKYYRHSGYPGGIYETTFGKMQQRFPGRALEKAVKGMLPKGPLGYAMIKKLKVYAEAEHPHEAQQPKALEI from the coding sequence ATGAAGACCTTTTCCGCAAAGCCTGCAGAGGTTAAGCGCGACTGGTACGTGATTGACGCGACGGACAAAGTCCTCGGCCGTGTTGCCAGCGAAGTGGCACGCCGACTGCGCGGCAAGCACAAGCCGGAATTTACTCCGCACGTCGACACGGGTGATTACATCATCATCGTCAACGCAGGCAAGCTGCGTGTCACGGGTACCAAAGAAACCGACAAGAAGTACTATCGTCACTCGGGTTACCCGGGCGGCATTTACGAAACGACGTTCGGTAAGATGCAGCAACGTTTCCCGGGCCGCGCCCTGGAAAAAGCTGTGAAGGGCATGTTGCCGAAGGGCCCGCTGGGCTATGCGATGATCAAGAAGCTGAAGGTTTACGCCGAAGCCGAGCATCCGCATGAAGCGCAGCAGCCTAAAGCGCTGGAAATCTAA
- the rpsI gene encoding 30S ribosomal protein S9 produces MIGNWNYGTGRRKSAVARVFIKSGKGDIIVNGKPINEYFARETSLMIVRQPLELTANAQTFDIKVNVTGGGETGQAGAVRHGITRALIDYDATLKPSLSKAGFVTRDAREVERKKVGFHKARRRKQFSKR; encoded by the coding sequence ATGATCGGAAATTGGAATTACGGTACTGGCCGCCGCAAGAGCGCAGTGGCTCGGGTCTTCATCAAGTCGGGCAAGGGCGATATCATCGTCAACGGCAAGCCCATCAATGAGTATTTCGCTCGCGAAACCTCGCTGATGATCGTGCGCCAGCCGCTCGAACTGACTGCCAACGCACAGACCTTCGACATCAAGGTCAACGTCACTGGCGGCGGTGAAACGGGTCAAGCCGGCGCAGTGCGCCACGGCATCACCCGTGCACTGATCGACTACGATGCCACCCTGAAGCCGTCGCTGTCCAAGGCCGGTTTCGTCACGCGCGATGCGCGTGAAGTGGAACGTAAGAAGGTCGGTTTCCACAAGGCGCGTCGTCGGAAGCAATTCTCGAAGCGTTAA
- a CDS encoding DUF6776 family protein, with protein sequence MKYRVLRPRRGSLSGSLAVRSHLPWPLRVLGAAAVLVVVLVVVVVAARWAYDAGRRLAGAPDMTAENKALREQAAVMTAQHERLQAVANTAEAQLQMARSAQEALAGQLKTAEGEVAQLKEDLAFFEGLLPASGNTSGIHVRSFRVGLDEADPLKMHYRLLIMQGGSKAFSSLPEFRGELQLVVSLMRDGKPVTLSLPENGTGSLPGLRVTHYQRIESAFALPAGATVRAVTVRILQNGQLRATQTAMP encoded by the coding sequence ATGAAGTATCGCGTGCTGCGCCCGCGCCGGGGCTCGCTATCCGGGAGCCTGGCGGTGCGTTCACATTTGCCGTGGCCGCTGCGCGTGCTGGGCGCCGCCGCGGTGCTCGTCGTCGTGCTTGTGGTGGTGGTGGTCGCCGCGCGTTGGGCATACGACGCTGGCCGGCGGCTGGCTGGTGCGCCGGATATGACGGCGGAGAACAAGGCGCTGCGCGAGCAGGCGGCGGTGATGACGGCTCAGCACGAGCGCTTGCAGGCGGTGGCAAACACCGCCGAGGCGCAGTTGCAGATGGCACGCAGCGCCCAGGAGGCGCTGGCCGGGCAACTGAAGACGGCGGAAGGCGAGGTCGCTCAACTCAAGGAAGACCTGGCATTTTTTGAGGGCCTGCTCCCGGCCAGCGGCAATACGTCCGGGATCCATGTGCGGAGTTTTCGCGTGGGTCTTGATGAAGCCGACCCGCTGAAGATGCACTATCGATTGCTGATAATGCAGGGTGGATCCAAGGCTTTTTCATCCTTGCCGGAGTTCCGCGGTGAGTTACAGTTGGTCGTTTCGCTGATGCGGGATGGCAAGCCGGTCACATTGAGCCTGCCGGAAAATGGCACCGGCTCGCTGCCCGGCCTGCGGGTCACGCACTACCAGCGGATCGAAAGCGCCTTCGCGCTGCCTGCCGGCGCCACGGTACGGGCGGTCACGGTACGAATTTTGCAAAACGGTCAGTTGCGCGCGACCCAGACGGCCATGCCGTGA
- a CDS encoding bactofilin family protein, protein MLFSKKKGLSIDTLIGQHSVIQGDLTFSGGLRLDGRVRGNVTAAADQASMLVISEKGVVEGEVRVGHLILNGTVTGPVHATELLELQPHARVQGEVHYAALEMHQGALVEGRLVPLGNAQPKALPNLVLASGAQESA, encoded by the coding sequence ATGTTGTTTTCCAAGAAGAAAGGCCTGTCGATCGATACCCTGATCGGCCAGCACAGCGTGATCCAGGGCGACCTGACGTTTTCGGGCGGCCTGCGCCTGGATGGCCGGGTACGCGGCAACGTGACGGCGGCCGCTGACCAGGCGAGCATGCTGGTCATCAGCGAAAAAGGCGTGGTCGAGGGCGAAGTCCGGGTCGGGCACCTGATTCTCAACGGCACGGTCACCGGGCCAGTGCACGCGACGGAGCTGCTGGAGTTGCAACCGCACGCCCGCGTGCAGGGCGAGGTGCACTACGCCGCGCTGGAAATGCACCAGGGTGCATTGGTGGAGGGCCGCCTCGTGCCGCTCGGCAATGCGCAGCCCAAGGCGCTGCCCAACCTGGTTCTGGCATCCGGCGCGCAGGAATCCGCCTGA
- the erpA gene encoding iron-sulfur cluster insertion protein ErpA encodes MNAVAEAPVTEDMPAPFVFTDSAADKVKQLIEEEGNADLKLRVFVQGGGCSGFQYGFTFDEEVNEDDTTLDKNGVTLLIDSMSYQYLVGAEIDYKEDINGAQFVIKNPNASTTCGCGSSFSV; translated from the coding sequence ATGAACGCAGTCGCAGAGGCACCCGTTACCGAGGACATGCCGGCCCCGTTCGTCTTTACCGACAGCGCTGCCGACAAGGTCAAGCAGTTGATCGAGGAAGAGGGCAATGCCGATCTGAAACTGCGCGTGTTCGTGCAGGGCGGCGGCTGTTCCGGCTTCCAGTATGGCTTCACCTTCGACGAAGAGGTGAACGAGGACGACACCACGCTGGACAAGAATGGCGTCACGCTGTTGATCGATTCGATGAGCTACCAGTATCTGGTGGGCGCCGAGATCGATTACAAGGAAGACATCAACGGCGCGCAATTCGTGATCAAGAACCCCAACGCAAGCACCACCTGCGGTTGCGGCTCTTCGTTCTCGGTATAA
- a CDS encoding phytanoyl-CoA dioxygenase family protein, whose protein sequence is MHITAAEIDTYQRDGALVLRGAFTDWVTPLREGFEQNLAKPGPFAIENVGSGERGRFFEDYCNWERIQPFADFIRRSPAAAIAGHIMQAEAVQVFHEHILVKEPGTAKPTPWHQDLPYYCVDGLQTASYWIPLDPVTTANTLRVVLGSHRWPKLVRPKRWASNENFYAGSDQFMEMPDVDDGSHAILIPELEPGDAVVFDFRTVHGAAGNTGTGRRRAFSARFLGDDVRYLERPGRTSPPFPGIGLANGERMREDWFPVVWRRDA, encoded by the coding sequence ATGCACATCACCGCAGCCGAAATCGACACCTACCAGCGCGACGGCGCCCTGGTATTGCGCGGCGCCTTCACCGATTGGGTGACGCCGCTGCGCGAAGGATTCGAGCAGAATCTCGCGAAGCCGGGCCCTTTTGCCATCGAGAACGTCGGCAGCGGCGAGCGTGGCCGCTTTTTCGAGGATTACTGCAACTGGGAGCGCATCCAGCCGTTCGCCGACTTCATCCGGCGCTCACCGGCCGCAGCCATCGCCGGCCACATCATGCAGGCCGAGGCCGTCCAGGTGTTCCATGAGCACATCCTGGTCAAGGAACCAGGCACGGCAAAGCCCACACCGTGGCACCAGGACCTGCCCTACTACTGCGTGGATGGCCTGCAGACCGCGAGCTACTGGATCCCGCTGGACCCGGTCACCACCGCCAATACCTTGCGCGTGGTGCTGGGCTCGCACCGCTGGCCCAAACTGGTCAGGCCCAAGCGCTGGGCCAGCAATGAGAATTTCTATGCGGGCAGCGACCAGTTCATGGAGATGCCGGACGTGGACGACGGCAGCCACGCAATCCTGATACCGGAGCTGGAGCCCGGCGATGCCGTGGTGTTCGACTTCCGCACGGTACATGGTGCCGCGGGCAATACCGGGACGGGGCGCCGCCGCGCCTTCTCGGCACGCTTCCTGGGCGACGATGTGCGCTATCTGGAGCGGCCTGGCCGCACCTCGCCGCCCTTCCCCGGAATCGGCCTGGCCAACGGCGAGCGGATGCGCGAGGACTGGTTCCCGGTGGTCTGGCGCCGGGACGCATAA
- a CDS encoding LysR family transcriptional regulator has product MIGFSFRQLEYFVAAAEHGSISAAARARHVSQPSVSQAVAQLEQTLGEILFRRQVSRGLELTPAGQRLLGRARDILALAAGLATDGVDQAQARGLSGQLSLTCFQDLGAYYVPRLLAGFRRLHPHVAVTLFEADLATVHRTLAAGKAELALTYDLGFDQRIARWVLARLAPYALLHAGHALAVQPSVSLQDLAGERLILEDIAQTREYFLSLFWAHGLRPQLHQYTQTFEMQRGLVAHGYGVALSCTRPAGDHSYDGQPIVCLPLSEAVTPQRVVLARSPAMRPSPVAQAFIQWVCEAGHAEPA; this is encoded by the coding sequence ATGATTGGATTCTCCTTCCGCCAGCTCGAGTACTTTGTCGCGGCCGCCGAGCACGGCAGCATCAGCGCGGCTGCCCGTGCGCGCCACGTATCGCAGCCTTCCGTGTCGCAGGCCGTGGCGCAGCTCGAGCAAACGCTGGGCGAGATCCTGTTTCGCCGCCAGGTCAGCCGCGGGCTGGAGCTGACGCCGGCTGGCCAGCGCTTGCTGGGCCGCGCCCGCGACATCCTGGCGCTGGCCGCAGGCCTTGCAACCGATGGCGTGGACCAGGCACAGGCACGCGGCCTTAGCGGGCAGCTGTCGCTGACGTGCTTCCAGGATCTTGGCGCCTATTACGTACCGCGGCTGCTGGCCGGCTTCCGGCGGCTGCATCCGCATGTTGCCGTGACGCTGTTCGAGGCCGACCTGGCCACGGTGCATCGCACGCTCGCTGCCGGCAAGGCGGAGCTGGCGTTGACCTACGATCTCGGCTTCGACCAGCGCATTGCACGCTGGGTACTTGCCCGGCTTGCCCCCTACGCGCTGCTGCACGCCGGCCATGCGCTGGCCGTCCAGCCAAGCGTGAGCCTGCAAGACCTGGCCGGCGAACGGTTGATCCTGGAGGATATTGCGCAAACACGTGAGTACTTCCTCTCGCTGTTCTGGGCGCACGGCTTGCGCCCGCAGCTGCACCAGTACACCCAGACCTTCGAGATGCAGCGCGGCCTGGTGGCGCACGGCTATGGCGTGGCGCTCTCGTGCACGCGTCCGGCAGGCGACCACAGTTATGACGGGCAGCCCATCGTTTGCTTGCCGCTGAGCGAGGCCGTGACGCCGCAGCGCGTGGTGCTGGCGCGTTCGCCGGCCATGCGGCCGTCGCCCGTCGCGCAAGCATTTATCCAGTGGGTTTGCGAGGCAGGCCACGCCGAGCCGGCGTGA